In a genomic window of Macaca nemestrina isolate mMacNem1 chromosome 18, mMacNem.hap1, whole genome shotgun sequence:
- the LOC105482917 gene encoding zinc finger protein 771 isoform X1, which yields MFGPMTGRPCGPALSPPPEPRPLSVPNRPAPRPGAPQARNLRLDTKMPGEQQAEEEEEEEMQEEMVLLVKGEEDEGEEKYEVVKLKIPMDNKEVPGEAPAPSADPARPHACPDCGRAFARRSTLAKHARTHTGERPFACTECGRRFSQKSALTKHGRTHTGERPYECPECDKRFSAASNLRQHRRRHTGEKPYACAHCGRRFAQSSNYAQHLRVHTGEKPYACPDCGRAFGGSSCLARHRRTHTGERPYACADCGTRFAQSSALAKHRRVHTGEKPHRCAVCGRRFGHRSNLAEHARTHTGERPYPCAECGRRFRLSSHFIRHRRAHMRRRLYICAGCGRDFKLPPGATAATATERCPECEGS from the exons ATGTTCGGACCAATGACCGGCCGTCCCTGCGGCCCCGCCCTCTCCCCGCCCCCGGAGCCTCGGCCTCTCTCAGTGCCCAACCGCCCGGCGCCCAGGCCTGGGGCACCGCAAGCGCGGAACCTTCGGCTG GACACCAAGATGCCTGGCGAACagcaggcagaggaggaggaggaggaagagatgcaGGAGGAGATGGTGCTGCTGGTGAAGGGTGAGGAGGATGAGGGTGAGGAGAAGTATGAGGTGGTGAAACTCAAGATCCCCATGGACAACAAGGAG GTCCCGGGCGAGGCGCCCGCGCCGTCCGCCGACCCGGCGCGTCCCCACGCGTGCCCCGACTGCGGCCGCGCCTTCGCGCGCCGCTCCACGCTGGCCAAGCACGCGCGCACGCACACGGGCGAACGGCCCTTCGCGTGCACCGAGTGCGGGCGGCGCTTCTCGCAGAAGTCGGCGCTGACCAAACACGGCCGCACGCACACGGGCGAGCGGCCCTACGAGTGCCCCGAGTGCGACAAGCGCTTCTCGGCTGCCTCGAACCTGCGGCAGCACCGGCGGCGGCACACGGGCGAGAAGCCGTACGCATGCGCGCACTGCGGCCGCCGCTTCGCGCAGAGCTCCAACTACGCACAGCACCTGCGCGTGCACACGGGCGAGAAGCCGTACGCGTGCCCGGACTGCGGACGCGCCTTCGGCGGCAGCTCGTGCCTGGCGCGTCACCGACGCACGCACACGGGCGAGCGGCCATACGCATGCGCCGACTGCGGCACGCGCTTCGCCCAGAGCTCGGCGCTGGCCAAGCACCGGCGCGTGCACACGGGCGAGAAGCCGCACCGCTGCGCTGTGTGTGGCCGTCGCTTCGGCCACCGCTCTAACCTGGCGGAGCATGCGCGCACGCACACAGGCGAGCGGCCCTACCCCTGCGCCGAGTGCGGCCGCCGATTCCGCCTAAGCTCGCACTTCATTCGCCACCGACGCGCGCACATGCGGCGCCGCCTGTATATCTGCGCCGGCTGCGGCAGGGACTTCAAGCTGCCCCCTGGCGCCACGGCCGCCACTGCCACCGAGCGCTGCCCGGAGTGCGAGGGTAGCTGA
- the LOC105482917 gene encoding zinc finger protein 771 isoform X2, whose product MPGEQQAEEEEEEEMQEEMVLLVKGEEDEGEEKYEVVKLKIPMDNKEVPGEAPAPSADPARPHACPDCGRAFARRSTLAKHARTHTGERPFACTECGRRFSQKSALTKHGRTHTGERPYECPECDKRFSAASNLRQHRRRHTGEKPYACAHCGRRFAQSSNYAQHLRVHTGEKPYACPDCGRAFGGSSCLARHRRTHTGERPYACADCGTRFAQSSALAKHRRVHTGEKPHRCAVCGRRFGHRSNLAEHARTHTGERPYPCAECGRRFRLSSHFIRHRRAHMRRRLYICAGCGRDFKLPPGATAATATERCPECEGS is encoded by the exons ATGCCTGGCGAACagcaggcagaggaggaggaggaggaagagatgcaGGAGGAGATGGTGCTGCTGGTGAAGGGTGAGGAGGATGAGGGTGAGGAGAAGTATGAGGTGGTGAAACTCAAGATCCCCATGGACAACAAGGAG GTCCCGGGCGAGGCGCCCGCGCCGTCCGCCGACCCGGCGCGTCCCCACGCGTGCCCCGACTGCGGCCGCGCCTTCGCGCGCCGCTCCACGCTGGCCAAGCACGCGCGCACGCACACGGGCGAACGGCCCTTCGCGTGCACCGAGTGCGGGCGGCGCTTCTCGCAGAAGTCGGCGCTGACCAAACACGGCCGCACGCACACGGGCGAGCGGCCCTACGAGTGCCCCGAGTGCGACAAGCGCTTCTCGGCTGCCTCGAACCTGCGGCAGCACCGGCGGCGGCACACGGGCGAGAAGCCGTACGCATGCGCGCACTGCGGCCGCCGCTTCGCGCAGAGCTCCAACTACGCACAGCACCTGCGCGTGCACACGGGCGAGAAGCCGTACGCGTGCCCGGACTGCGGACGCGCCTTCGGCGGCAGCTCGTGCCTGGCGCGTCACCGACGCACGCACACGGGCGAGCGGCCATACGCATGCGCCGACTGCGGCACGCGCTTCGCCCAGAGCTCGGCGCTGGCCAAGCACCGGCGCGTGCACACGGGCGAGAAGCCGCACCGCTGCGCTGTGTGTGGCCGTCGCTTCGGCCACCGCTCTAACCTGGCGGAGCATGCGCGCACGCACACAGGCGAGCGGCCCTACCCCTGCGCCGAGTGCGGCCGCCGATTCCGCCTAAGCTCGCACTTCATTCGCCACCGACGCGCGCACATGCGGCGCCGCCTGTATATCTGCGCCGGCTGCGGCAGGGACTTCAAGCTGCCCCCTGGCGCCACGGCCGCCACTGCCACCGAGCGCTGCCCGGAGTGCGAGGGTAGCTGA
- the LOC105482916 gene encoding dCTP pyrophosphatase 1: MSVAGGEIRGDTAGEDTAAPGRFSFSPEPTLEDIRRLHAEFAAERDWEQFHQPRNLLLALVGEVGELAELFQWKTDGEPGPQGWSPRERLALQEELSDVLIYLVALAARCRVDLPLAVLSKMDINRRRYPAHLARSSSRKYTELPHGAISEDQAVGPADLPCDSTGQTST, encoded by the exons ATGTCTGTGGCCGGTGGGGAGATTCGTGGAGACACGGCGGGAGAGGACACTGCTGCTCCCGGCCGGTTCAGCTTCAGCCCGGAGCCCACGCTTGAGGACAT TCGCCGCCTCCATGCCGAGTTTGCTGCAGAACGAGACTGGGAACAGTTCCATCAGCCTCGGAACCTCCTCCTGGCCTTGGTCGGGGAAGTGGGGGAGCTCGCAGAACTCTT TCAGTGGAAAACCGATGGGGAACCTGGCCCCCAAGGCTGGTCCCCCAGGGAACGGTTAGCCCTTCAAGAGGAGCTTAGTGACGTCCTCATCTACCTGGTGGCATTAGCAGCCCGCTGCCGTGTGGATCTGCCGCTAGCAGTGCTCTCCAAAATGGACATCAACCGGCGACGCTACCCAGCCCATCTGGCCCGCAGCTCTTCCCGCAAGTATACAGAATTGCCCCATGGTGCCATCTCTGAAGACCAGGCTGTGGGGCCTGCGGACCTTCCCTGTGACTCCACGGGCCAGACCTCAACCTAG